From one Anopheles cruzii chromosome 3, idAnoCruzAS_RS32_06, whole genome shotgun sequence genomic stretch:
- the LOC128274846 gene encoding tyramine/octopamine receptor — protein sequence MTTSSAGDGLFSAVSSAAARVNGTAGDDSLQELLEGGCPRPDDTLYPSLIGIDLAVPQWEAIGTALILTLIIVITIVGNILVILSVFTYRPLRIVQNFFIVSLAVADLTVAILVLPLNVAYSLLGRWEFGIHVCKMWLTSDVLCCTASILNLCAIALDRYWAITDPINYAQKRTLERVLALIAGVWVLSLLISSPPLIGWNDWPAEFSSEFPCQLTSNQGYVIYSSLGSFFIPLAIMTIVYIEIYVATRRRLRERAQASKINTLQPTAGGPHPDQESISSETNNHNEQDPPAATAKNGLEVRTTTTTTVGFDGSALTGGGRPPTGAVAAGRLKQSFRKPGGLNQFIEEKQKISLSKERRAARTLGIIMGVFVVCWLPFFLMYVILPFCPSCCPTNKLINFITWLGYINSALNPIIYTIFNLDYRRAFKRLLGIKP from the exons ATGACAACGTCCAGCGCCGGCGATGGACTGTTTAGTGCggtgtcgtcggcggcggcgcgagtTAACGGCACGGCGGGTGACGACAGCCTgcaggagctgctggaggGAGGCTGCCCGCGGCCCGACGACACCCTCTACCCGAGCCTGATCGGCATCGACCTGGCGGTGCCACAGTGGGAAGCCATCGGAACCGCTCTCATCCTGAcgctcatcatcgtcatcaccatcgtcggcaACATCCTGGTGATCCTGAGCGTGTTCACGTACCGACCGCTTCGGATCGTGCAGAACTTTTTCATCGTGTcactggccgtggccgacctGACCGTGGCCATCCTGGTGTTGCCCCTGAACGTCGCCTACTCGCTGCTCGGGCGCTGGGAGTTCGGTATCCACGTGTGCAAGATGTGGCTCACGTCGGACGTGCTTTGCTGCACCGCGTCCATCCTCAATCTGTGCGCGATCGCGCTCGATCGCTACTGGGCGATCACCGACCCGATCAACTACGCCCAGAAGCGCACGCTCGAGCGCGTCCTGGCGCTCATAGCCGGCGTCTGGGTCCTGTCACTCCTGATCAGCTCTCCGCCGCTGATCGGCTGGAACGATTGGCCGGCCGAGTTCTCGAGCGAGTTCCCGTGTCAATTAACGAGCAACCAGGGCTACGTGATCTACTCGTCGctcggctccttcttcatccCGCTCGCCATCATGACGATCGTGTACATCGAAATCTACGTCGCCACGCGCCGCCGACTCCGCGAGCGCGCCCAAGCCTCCAAGATCAACACGCTG CAGCCTACTGCCGGTGGTCCACACCCGGACCAGGAGTCGATCAGTAGCGAAACGAACAACCACAACGAACA ggatccaccggcggcgacggccaagaACGGGCTGGAGgtacggacgacgacgacgacgacggtcgggTTCGATGGGTCCGCCCTGACCGGCGGTGGGCGGCCGCCTAcgggcgccgtcgccgctggccGCTTGAAGCAATCGTTCCGGAAACCGGGCGGCCTCAACCAGTTCATCGAGGAGAAGCAGAAGATCTCGCTGTCGAAGGAGCGGCGGGCGGCCCGCACGCTCGGCATCATCATGGGCGTGTTCGTCGTGTGCTGGCTGCCCTTCTTCCTCATGTACGTCATCCTGCCGTTCTGCCCGAGCTGCTGCCCGACGAAtaagttaattaattttatcacCTGGCTGGGCTACATCAACTCGGCGCTCAACCCGATTATTTACACGATATTCAATCTCGACTATCGGCGCGCGTTCAAGCGGCTCCTCGGCATCAAGCCGTAA
- the LOC128275428 gene encoding delta-1-pyrroline-5-carboxylate synthase, with the protein MSYLRAAVPLLIRYGTVLPKRYFSVVGSPSLGSYLVQQANKAKNVNRTLHGLHERKQTTFGERSELKYARRLVVKLGSAVITREDEHGLALGRLASIVEQVAEYHVEGRECIMVTSGAVAFGKQKLTQELLMSLSMRETLSPTDHTRQDAGTMVEPRAAAAVGQSGLMSLYDAMFAQYGIKIAQVLVTEPDFYNEETRKHLFSTLSELISLNIVPIINTNDAVVPPMFIVDQELSATGKKRGIRIKDNDSLAALLAAEIHADLLILMSDVDGIYNKPPWEDGARLMHTYTHSDKDLIKFGEKSKVGTGGMNAKVMAATWALDRGVSVVICNGMQDKAIKNILTGRKVGTFFTESTSEKAAPVDQLAENARTGSRVLQNLSATERAQAVNTLAELLISRQPYILEANAKDLEEAKKSGLAKPLLSRLSLTGPKLQSLATGLKQIAEDSHRNVGRVLKRTKLAEGLELKQVTVPIGVLLVIFESRPDSLPQVAALAMASGNGLLLKGGKEAAHSNRALMELVKESLAPTGAANAISLVSTREEISDLLSMDEHIDLIIPRGSSDLVRSIQQKAQHIPVMGHAEGICHVYVDREADLDKALKIIRDSKCDYPAACNAMETLLIHEELMKDGAFFTDVCNMLKREGVKINSGPKLSQTLTFGPPQAKSLKFEYGALECSIETVKDLEEAIQHVHTYGSGHTDVIVTENANAAKYFQSNVDSACVFHNASSRFADGFRFGLGAEVGISTARIHARGPVGVEGLLTTKWILSGVDHTASEFTDGTRAWVHQALPTE; encoded by the exons ATGAGCTATCTCCGggccgccgttccgttgctgATTCGCTACGGCACCGTTCTGCCGAAACGTTACTTCTCCGTCGTCGGTAGTCCCAGCCTCGGTTCCTATCTGGTGCAACAG GCTAATAAAGCGAAAAATGTGAATCGCACTCTGCACGGATTGCACGAGCGGAAGCAGACCACGTTCGGGGAGCGGAGTGAGCTGAAGTACGCGCGCCGGTTGGTGGTGAAACTGGGCAGTGCAGTCATCACGCGCGAGGACGAGCACGGTCTGGCCCTGGGACGCCTCGCGTCGATCGTGGAGCAGGTGGCCGAGTACCACGTCGAAGGGCGCGAGTGCATCATGGTGACCAGCGGAGCCGTCGCGTTCGGCAAACAGAAGCTCACCCAGGAGCTGCTGATGTCGCTGTCGATGCGCGAAACCCTGTCACCGACGGATCACACACGCCAGGACGCGGGCACGATGGTGGAACCGCGggccgccgcggccgtcgGCCAGTCGGGGCTGATGTCGCTGTACGACGCGATGTTCGCCCAGTACGGCATCAAGATCGCGCAGGTCCTGGTGACGGAACCGGACTTCTACAACGAGGAAACGCGCAAGCACCTTTTTAGCACTCTCTCAGAACTGATCAGTCTGAACATTGTGCCGATCATCAACACGAACGATGCGGTCGTCCCGCCGATGTTCATCGTCGACCAGGAGCTGTCGGCGACCGGCAAGAAGCGGGGCATTCGCATCAAGGACAACGACAGCCTGGCGGCTCTGCTGGCAGCCGAAATTCACGCCGATCTGCTGATCCTCATGTCGGACGTGGACGGGATCTACAACAAGCCGCCGTGGGAGGACGGTGCCCGGCTGATGCACACGTACACCCACAGCGACAAGGATCTGATCAAGTTCGGCGAAAAGTCCAAGGTCGGCACCGGTGGCATGAACGCCAAGGTGATGGCCGCAACCTGGGCGCTCGATCGGGGCGTGAGCGTCGTCATCTGTAACGGTATGCAGGATAAGGCGATCAAAAACATCCTCACCGGGCGCAAGGTGGGCACGTTCTTCACCGAGTCCACCTCGGAGAAGGCCGCCCCGGTGGATCAGCTGGCCGAGAATG CACGCACCGGCAGCCGGGTGCTGCAGAATCTCAGTGCCACCGAGCGAGCCCAGGCCGTCAACACGCTGGCCGAGCTGCTGATATCGCGCCAACCGTACATCCTCGAGGCAAACGCCAAGGACCTGGAGGAGGCGAAAAAGTCGGGCCTCGCCAAGCCGCTGCTTTCGCGTCTGTCACTGACCGGGCCCAAGCTGCAGAGTTTAGCCACGGGCCTGAAGCAGATTGCTGAAGACAGTCACAGG AACGTGGGCCGTGTGCTGAAGCGGACGAAGCTGGCCGAAGGGCTCGAGCTGAAGCAAGTGACGGTGCCCATcggggtgctgctggtgataTTCGAATCCCGTCCGGACTCGCTGCCCCAGGTGGCCGCCCTAGCGATGGCCTCGGGCAACGGGCTGCTCCTGAAAGGGGGCAAAGAGGCGGCCCACAGTAACCGGGCCCTGATGGAGCTGGTGAAGGAATCTCTCGCCCCGACCGGTGCGGCCAACGCCATCTCGCTGGTGTCGACCCGCGAAGAAATCAGCGATCTGCTCTCGATGGACGAACACATCGATCTAATTATCCCGCGCGGTTCCAGCGACCTGGTCCGCAGCATCCAACAGAAAGCGCAACACATCCCCGTGATGGGCCACGCGGAGGGCATCTGCCACGTGTACGTCGATCGGGAGGCCGACCTCGACAAAGCGCTCAAGATTATCCGAGACTCCAAGTGCGACTACCCGGCCG CGTGCAACGCCATGGAAACGCTGCTCATCCACGAGGAACTCATGAAGGACGGTGCGTTCTTTACGGACGTGTGCAACATGCTGAAGCGGGAAGGCGTCAAGATCAACTCTGGGCCGAAACTGAGCCAAACGCTTACGTTCGGGCCGCCGCAAGCGAAATCGCTCAAGTTCGAGTACGGCGCGCTGGAGTGTAGCATCGAGACGGTGAAGGACCTCGAGGAAGCCATCCAACACGTGCACACGTACGGCAGCGGGCACACGGACGTTATCGTAACGGAAAATG CGAACGCGGCCAAGTACTTCCAGAGCAACGTCGacagtgcgtgcgtgttccACAACGCCAGCAGCCGCTTCGCCGAtgggttccgtttcggtctCGGAGCGGAAGTAGGCATTTCGACCGCCAGAATACACGCGCGCGGCCCAGTCGGTGTGGAAGGACTGCTGACGACGAAATGGATTCTCAGCGGTGTCGATCACACGGCCTCGGAGTTTACCGATGGAACGCGAGCCTGGGTCCACCAAGCGCTTCCCACCGAGTAG
- the LOC128273365 gene encoding uncharacterized protein LOC128273365: MENSHLNTAHMYGRRAENYVRSRRYDEATECHRKAVFHFEEALKIHASPVVQESLQLQHKYHLKQIDRLRVKKQQYERYLKAMDYQRRKNPQWLTQQNEKMDKYNELQVAIYHNLDDTDGLLETLSKSLTSTGGNDGGTAPKAAGELIGLNHSLHILIQRMAQNIDEYATENEMLREKLRCYEKEKDSGTQGKVEGPASALGKDRDVPKRDIDSTSRDDNLAALAPLEMPVFDLSEFEAH, from the exons ATGGAAAATTCACATCTTAATACG GCACACATGTACGGTAGGAGGGCAGAAAATTATGTCAGAAGTCGACGGTACGACGAAGCCACGGAATGCCACCGGAAGGCCGTGTTTCACTTTGAGGAAGCGCTCAAAATCCATGCCTCACCAGTGGTTCAGGAgtcgttgcagttgcagcatAAGTATCACCTGAAGCAGATCGACCGATTGCGTGTCAAGAAGCAGCAGTACGAACGGTACCTCAAAGCCATGGACTATCAGCGACGCAAGAACCCGCAGTGGCTGACGCAGCAAAATGAAAAGATGGACAAGTATAACGAGCTGCAGGTGGCGATCTATCATAATCTCGACGATACCGACGGTTTGTTGGAGACACTGAGCAAAAGCCTAACTTCAACCGGTGGCAATGATGGtggcaccgcaccgaaggCGGCCGGGGAATTGATTGGCCTCAATCACTCGCTACACATCTTGATACAGCGGATGGCCCAAAACATCGACGAGTATGCGACCGAGAACGAAATGCTGCGGGAAAAGTTGCGTTGCTACGAGAAGGAGAAGGACAGTGGCACGCAGGGAAAGGTGGAAGGGCCGGCCAGTGCGCTCGGTAAGGATCGCGATGTGCCGAAGCGCGATATTGATTCGACGTCCAGGGACGACAACTTGGCTGCACTGGCACCGCTCGAGATGCCCGTTTTCGATCTATCCGAGTTTGAAGCCCATTAA
- the LOC128272125 gene encoding NEDD4-binding protein 2 yields MCRDEILAQLTELFGDYIEQQRILSTIDKLDGNLDACIEALLANDGQGFQWKKVQEKPLSNLNNPENSNTLLPSDGPDRSTGATRKTNVSPSKSRREEMPASFASLLHKGSFATVQQPVVTNSNQQPSRAQRKSHPPPNLPSNFGTTVDMVAQGYRVMVLMRGAPGSGKTHLSRMLIDRTSAGDYRNHIFSADDYFMVNGVYKFQPDALDSAHRFTQSSVQAKAREGWSPIVVDNTNVRLWEMFPYVQIAAEHGYFLETLEPTTHWRNNSRSLAIRNTHGVPEPKIKSMLQNFEKLSSVRELYRSCKLEHMLSIPPKMRHYPILPQDLVIPPSDRPGDNGSHKSVPKWNEDWRDPLDGTVPKATNGPTTTLDLAAIPVPKPPRDGRQSILPAAAARQSAAMDEEEAGATGGGTLIEDFSWDFTDDWQKSEPNWKPYDTESVQFWGQPSSSQRSQSPPKASLLRAANETSTPKTKPMKNASSRTGPVLSKHRRGCANENASFSEICNLYPKVPESYLWDLFEKCSGDGDWVANLLLEEQKLENFESATTEEEENGGGCTSAGGAMALQVLECNCDGEPFGKETPRATMVVNNVMEKSSPLAAASLLSARDSMARDREGREAAKKKLETRFVLGNEHFSEHVQKIRLARGIVTADQPESGSSPAEEDLEVLDEGDAKGNDSEVTELRLGVELVEQLHSLFRDKHCPRSLDLDNLPPERTRVFMATEMAEQLYLLFLDSMYSYSEEEKLLNIRQDARMARLMETKEKYPALFKPQDPTAAPNLRDIIEMEQALAAYQKETNESWQKAGSAQDLAQQMSQQKLRELYPHVNGDDLLQILAAHNNHFDETVQVVNASIPADMLRQMQESEQLLKQRAENEKQKLLELFDSPVPSSPELTGEEAINFHLITAEECRNLAQHHLDLKNECHQKSRVAIQRGVPGLADYYSQIARLHRTKIDMYNSRASNCIMEVHKLKLNNSDVLDLHYLHSQEALRCLELFLAEHASQLLKSQQRFRTLYIITGRGLHSADGKPIIKQRVKVLLRAKNIRYTELNPGFLKIKLYNRDDLEQLMVME; encoded by the exons ATGTGTCGGGACGAAATTTTAGCTCAACTCACCGAGTTGTTCGGAGACTACATTGAACAGCAGCGCATTCTCAGCACGATTGACAAACTGGACGGTAACT TGGATGCATGTATCGAGGCTCTGCTAGCGAACGACGGACAAGGGTTCCAGTGGAAAAAAGTGCAGGAAAAGCCTCTCTCTAATCTCAACAACCCGGAAAACAGCAATACCCTTCTACCAAGCGATGGGCCCGATCGGTCCACTGGTGCGACGCGAAAAACGAACGTGTCTCCGTCGAAAAGTCGCCGTGAAGAGATGCCGGCGAGCTTCGCCTCGCTTCTACACAAAGGAAGCTTTGCAACGGTTCAGCAGCCAGTGGTTACCAATAGCAACcagcagccgagccgagctcaAAGGAAATCCCATCCGCCACCGAACCTTCCGAGCAACTTCGGCACCACGGTTGATATGGTGGCGCAAGGTTATCgggtgatggtgctgatgcGCGGTGCCCCGGGCAGTGGCAAGACGCATCTCTCGCGCATGCTTATCGACCGCACATCGGCGGGCGATTATCGAAATCACATTTTCAGCGCCGACGACTACTTCATGGTTAACGGGGTGTACAAGTTTCAGCCCGACGCTCTCGACAGTGCGCATCGGTTTACGCAGAGTAGCGTGCAAGCGAAAGCCCGCGAAGGCTGGAGCCCTATCGTGGTGGACAACACCAACGTGCGGTTGTGGGAAATGTTCCCTTACGTGCAGATAGCGGCCGAACATGGTTACTTCCTCGAAACTCTCGAACCGACCACGCACTGGCGCAACAACAGTCGCAGTCTGGCCATTCGCAATACGCACGGCGTGCCAGAGCCGAAGATTAAGAGCATGCTGCAAAACTTTGAAAAGCTGTCGAGCGTACGCGAACTATACCGTTCGTGTAAGCTCGAGCACATGCTATCCATTCCGCCAAAAATGCGCCACTATCCCATTCTGCCACAGGACTTGGTAATACCGCCCAGTGACAGACCGGGAGACAACGGATCGCATAAAAGTGTCCCCAAATGGAACGAGGACTGGAGAGATCCGCTGGATGGTACCGTTCCGAAAGCGACCAACGGACCAACGACGACACTCGATCTGGCGGCAATTCCCGTACCAAAACCTCCGCGAGACGGACGACAAAGCATACtaccagcagccgccgcccgTCAGTCGGCGGCGATGGACGAGGAAGAAGCCGGAGCCACAGGTGGCGGGACGCTGATAGAAGACTTTTCCTGGGACTTTACGGATGACTGGCAAAAGTCCGAACCGAACTGGAAACCGTACGATACGGAGAGCGTCCAGTTCTGGGGCCAACCATCGTCGTCACAGCGGAGCCAAAGTCCACCGAAAGCCTCGCTACTGAGGGCCGCTAATGAAACCAGCACGCCGAAGACAAAGCCAATGAAAAACGCCAGCTCTCGCACCGGTCCGGTTCTTAGCAAGCACCGGCGCGGGTGTGCGAACGAAAACGCGAGCTTTTCGGAAATCTGCAACCTCTATCCGAAGGTGCCGGAATCGTACCTGTGGGATCTGTTCGAAAAGTgcagtggcgatggcgattggGTGGCGAACCTGTTGCTGGAAGAGCAAAAGCTAGAAAACTTTGAGAGTGCCACAACGGAGGAGGAAgaaaacggcggcggctgcaccTCGGCCGGTGGAGCGATGGCCTTGCAGGTGCTGGAGTGCAATTGTGATGGTGAACCGTTCGGGAAGGAAACTCCCAGAGCTACGATGGTCGTCAACAACGTGATGGAAAAGAGTTCCCCTTTGGCTGCTGCTTCGCTGCTGTCAGCTCGTGACTCGATGGCTCGCGACCGCGAGGGACGCGAAGCGGCCAAGAAGAAACTGGAAACACGGTTCGTGCTCGGTAACGAACACTTTTCGGAGCACGTGCAAAAAATACGCCTTGCGCGAGGTATCGTTACGGCGGACCAGCCCGAAAGCGGTTCCTCGCCGGCCGAAGAGGACCTGGAAGTCCTGGACGAGGGCGATGCAAAGGGTAACGACAGTGAGGTGACCGAGCTGCGCTTGGGAGTGGAATTAGTCGAGCAGCTACACTCCCTGTTCCGCGACAAACACTGTCCCAGATCGCTCGATCTAGACAACCTCCCACCGGAACGGACACGGGTCTTTatggccaccgaaatggcCGAACAGCTGTATCTGCTCTTCCTTGACTCGATGTACAGCTACAGCGAGGAGGAGAAGTTGTTAAACATACGCCAGGACGCCCGTATGGCCCGGCTGATGGAGACTAAGGAAAAGTATCCGGCGCTGTTTAAACCGCAAGACCCTACCGCGGCACCCAATCTGCGCGACATTATCGAGATGGAGCAAGCGTTGGCGGCGTACcagaaagaaacgaacgaaagctgGCAGAAGGCTGGCAGCGCACAGGATCTGGCCCAGCAAATGTCGCAACAAAAACTGCGAGAACTGTATCCGCACGTCAACGGGGACGATCTGCTGCAGATACTGGCGGCGCACAATAATCACTTCGACGAAACGGTGCAGGTTGTGAACGCTTCCATCCCCGCGGACATGCTCCGCCAGATGCAAGAAAGCGAACAGCTCCTGAAACAGCGGGCAGAGAACGAGAAGCAAAAGCTACTGGAACTGTTCGATTCGCCCGTCCCGAGTTCACCGGAGTTGACGGGCGAGGAAGCGATCAACTTCCATCTGATCACGGCCGAAGAGTGTCGCAATCTGGCACAGCATCATCTGGACTTGAAAAACGAATGCCACCAGAAGTCGCGCGTGGCCATCCAACGGGGCGTCCCGGGACTGGCGGACTATTACTCGCAGATCGCCCGTCTGCACCGGACCAAGATTGACATGTACAACAGCCGGGCGTCGAACTGCATCATGGAGGTGCACAAGCTGAAGCTCAACAACTCGGACGTGCTCGATCTGCACTACCTACACTCGCAGGAAGCACTGCGCTGCCTGGAGCTATTTCTGGCCGAGCACGCCTCGCAGTTGCTCAAATCGCAGCAGCGCTTCCGGACACTGTACATCATCACGGGTCGCGGCCTCCATTCGGCCGATGGTAAACCGATCATCAAGCAGCGCGTCAAGGTGCTGCTTCGGGCGAAAAATATAAG GTACACCGAGCTGAATCCGGGCTTTCTGAAAATCAAACTCTACAACCGTGATGATCTCGAGCAGCTAATGGTCATGGAGTAG
- the LOC128274854 gene encoding MAPK/MAK/MRK overlapping kinase-like encodes MSMKYYKILEKIGEGAFSDVYRVRDRVLGTYFAAKKLREECDNIDDPLLCSEVNLIKQVPSHPNLLTIVDVMHYGNRLTLIMELMDMSLHDFIRTRKRALSENRARRFIFQIISGLDHLHRHGIFHRDIKPENILIKLAQGVEKKELVQLGDFGTICRIDEQSPRAAYIATRWYRAPECLLTMGYYGPKMDVWAVGCCFYEMITRQPLFPGGNEVHMLDLIHGLLGTPSKALLEKFKHLNVGKLEFRKHCPEDFRLLLPLLSAYGLDMLKKTLAYHPDQRISAARLMKHVYFEDVTKHKKLSKFSLSFQCLDKGFRQSESVSELGVMKGLKDNPKLSTWSRDSIASAHIVHYFPNEGQSARNRTLERLWDMNNTVEKRNLCKQIHSQRNRP; translated from the exons ATTATAAAATATTAGAGAAAATCGGCGAGGGAGCATTTTCCGATGTCTACCGGGTGCGTGATCGTGTGCTGGGCACGTACTTTGCTGCGAAGAAGCTTCGCGAAGAATGCGACAATATCGACGACCCGCTGCTGTGCTCGGAGGTGAATCTGATCAAGCAAGTCCCAAGCCATCCGAATCTTCTGACCATCGTGGACGTTATGCA CTATGGCAATCGGCTCACGTTGATCATGGAACTGATGGACATGAGTCTGCACGATTTCATTCGGACTCGAAAACGAGCGCTGTCGGAAAATCGGGCACgtcgtttcattttccagATCATCAGCGGCCTGGATCATCTGCACCGGCACGGCATATTCCATCGGGACATTAAACCGGAGAATATTCTAATTAAACTGGCCCAAGGGGTGGAGAAAAAGGAACTGGTGCAGCTGGGTGACTTCGGGACGATCTGTCGGATTGACGAACAATCACCACGCGCGGCCTACATCGCCACCCGCTGGTACCGGGCACCGGAGTGCCTTCTGACGATGGGTTACTATGGGCCGAAGATGGACGTTTGGGCGGTCGGGTGCTGCTTCTACGAGATGATCACCCGCCAACCGCTCTTCCCGGGCGGGAACGAGGTGCACATGCTCGATCTGATCCACGGTCTGCTCGGGACACCGTCGAAAGCCTTGCTGGAAAAGTTTAAGCACCTCAACGTTGGAAAGCTCGAATTTCGCAAGCACTGCCCAGAGGATTTCCGGCTCCTGTTGCCACTGCTCAGCGCGTACGGATTGGATATGCTGAAGAAAACCTTGGCCTACCATCCGGATCAACGAATCAGTGCCGCCCGATTGATGAAGCACGTTTACTTCGAAGATGTCAC AAAGCACAAGAAGTTGTCCAAATTTTCCTTAAGTTTCCAATGCCTAGACAAAGGCTTCAGGCAGTCGGAATCGGTTTCCGAGCTGGGCGTGATGAAGGGATTGAAAGATAATCCAAAACTG TCCACGTGGAGTAGAGATAGTATCGCTTCCGCACACATCGTTCACTACTTCCCCAATGAAGGACAGTCGGCACGAAACCGTACCCTGGAGCGACTCTGGGACATGAACAACACGGTAGAGAAGAGGAATCTATGCAAACAGATACATTCCCAAAGAAACCGCCCATAA